A single Crocosphaera sp. UHCC 0190 DNA region contains:
- the ftsH2 gene encoding ATP-dependent zinc metalloprotease FtsH2, whose translation MKISWRTVLLWTLPILVVGFFLWQGAFSPASGQLGNNTANTRMTYGRFLEYLDAGRILKVDLYEGGRTAIVQTSDPELEDRLQRSRVDLPINAPDLIAKLRTSDVQLESHPIRNEGALWGFLGNLLFPILLIGALFFLFRRSSNLPGGPGQAMSFGKSRARFQMEAKTGIMFDDVAGIDEAKEELQEVVTFLKQPERFTAVGARIPKGVLLVGPPGTGKTLLAKAIAGEAGVPFFSISGSEFVEMFVGVGASRVRDLFKKAKENAPCLIFIDEIDAVGRQRGAGIGGGNDEREQTLNQLLTEMDGFEGNTGIIIIAATNRPDVLDSALMRPGRFDRQVMVDAPDFKGRIEILEVHARNKKLAPDVGIESIARRTPGFSGADLANLLNEAAILTARRRKEAITLLEIDDAVDRVVAGMEGTPLVDSKSKRLIAYHEVGHAIVGTLLKDHDPVQKVTLIPRGQAQGLTWFTPNEEQGLTTKSQLMARIAGALGGRAAEEEVFGHDEVTTGAGGDLQQVADMARQMVTRFGMSDLGPLSLESSSGEVFLGGGLMNRAEYSEKVAMKIDNQVRSLAEQGHQLARKLIRDNREVIDRLVELLIEKETIDGAEFRQIVAEYTYVPEKEQFVPQL comes from the coding sequence ATGAAAATTTCTTGGAGAACCGTATTACTCTGGACTTTACCGATCTTAGTGGTCGGATTTTTCCTGTGGCAAGGGGCCTTTTCCCCCGCATCAGGACAATTAGGCAATAATACGGCTAACACTCGCATGACCTATGGACGCTTCTTAGAATATTTAGATGCAGGCCGCATTCTTAAGGTCGATCTTTATGAAGGAGGACGCACCGCTATCGTCCAAACTAGCGATCCTGAATTAGAAGATAGATTACAACGGTCACGGGTAGATTTACCGATCAATGCACCGGACTTAATTGCCAAATTACGCACCTCCGATGTGCAACTGGAATCCCATCCTATTCGTAATGAAGGGGCATTATGGGGCTTTTTAGGCAATTTATTATTCCCTATCCTCTTAATTGGGGCTTTATTCTTCTTATTCCGTCGTTCCAGTAACTTACCAGGTGGCCCCGGCCAAGCCATGAGTTTTGGTAAATCTCGGGCCCGCTTTCAAATGGAAGCCAAAACTGGCATCATGTTTGATGATGTGGCCGGTATTGACGAAGCCAAAGAAGAATTACAAGAAGTTGTTACCTTCCTCAAACAACCCGAACGCTTTACAGCAGTTGGGGCCCGTATTCCTAAGGGAGTCTTATTAGTCGGCCCTCCTGGAACGGGTAAAACCCTCTTAGCTAAGGCTATTGCCGGAGAAGCTGGAGTTCCTTTCTTTAGTATTTCCGGTTCCGAATTTGTAGAAATGTTCGTCGGGGTTGGGGCTTCCCGTGTACGAGATTTATTTAAGAAAGCCAAAGAAAACGCCCCCTGTTTAATCTTTATCGATGAAATTGATGCGGTAGGCCGTCAACGGGGTGCAGGTATCGGTGGCGGTAACGATGAACGGGAACAAACCCTGAACCAATTATTAACGGAAATGGACGGGTTTGAAGGGAATACAGGAATTATCATCATTGCTGCTACCAACCGCCCTGATGTGTTAGATTCTGCTTTAATGCGTCCGGGCCGCTTTGACCGTCAAGTGATGGTAGATGCGCCTGATTTCAAAGGACGTATTGAAATCTTAGAAGTTCACGCCCGCAACAAAAAATTGGCTCCCGATGTTGGTATTGAATCTATTGCTCGTCGGACTCCTGGCTTTAGTGGGGCAGATTTAGCCAATTTACTCAATGAAGCAGCGATTTTAACCGCCCGTCGTCGCAAAGAAGCCATTACCTTATTAGAAATTGACGATGCGGTGGATCGGGTGGTTGCTGGTATGGAAGGAACCCCCTTGGTAGATAGTAAGAGTAAGCGGTTAATTGCCTATCATGAAGTCGGTCATGCGATCGTGGGAACCTTGCTGAAAGATCATGATCCTGTACAGAAAGTCACCTTAATTCCCCGTGGCCAGGCCCAAGGGTTAACCTGGTTTACCCCCAATGAAGAACAAGGGTTAACCACCAAATCCCAACTCATGGCCCGCATTGCTGGGGCTTTAGGGGGTCGTGCAGCAGAAGAAGAAGTCTTTGGCCATGATGAGGTAACAACGGGCGCAGGAGGCGATTTACAGCAAGTTGCGGACATGGCCCGTCAGATGGTGACTCGGTTTGGGATGAGTGACTTAGGCCCCTTATCCTTAGAAAGTTCTTCGGGTGAAGTATTCTTAGGTGGCGGTTTGATGAACCGTGCAGAATACTCTGAAAAAGTAGCCATGAAAATTGATAATCAAGTGCGAAGTTTAGCAGAACAAGGTCATCAATTAGCTCGAAAACTTATTCGGGATAACCGTGAAGTGATCGATCGCCTGGTGGAATTATTGATTGAAAAAGAAACCATTGACGGCGCAGAATTTCGGCAAATTGTGGCTGAATATACCTATGTTCCTGAAAAAGAGCAGTTTGTTCCTCAACTGTAA
- a CDS encoding sodium:solute symporter family transporter — protein MQALDYLIIFCYLIITLMIGFMPLLFRKRKDINHFLFKNKDIPGLWRSLRTNDDQQSLEDYHLGNFPWWALGASGMASNVDIAGTMVIAALVYALGTQGFFIEIRGGIVLIMAFLMIFMGKWTRRAVITENGQERRVMTTAEWMIFRFGKGKGGDFARLISAVSNIVFAIGAMSYFSIGGGKFIGNLMGIDDRFASILLVVLAAVYTIASGFSGVIWTDVFQGLLILSAVIYISWLSWTTVTLPETFSVSIPDGDSFLIKDWNFADWSNIYPPFTADLPGNYAIFNLFGGVMLFYLLKTVIEGCSGAGGYMAQRYFAARSEQDTAFLSLFWIVSMAFRWPLIAAFAMLGIHYGLTQSSPITDPELILPIVIKTYVPTGLKGLLVACFMAAAMSTFSSIINASAAYWTNDIYEPYMLRKHQNQGTQIDSEEHNQKLVFQSRLASILIVGVGLFFSFNLSNINEIWGWLSLGLGVGLGIPLLLRWYWWEFNGYGFAWGTLGGMIAAILTKAVILPLTNNPQNQEYILFFVPAICSLLGCIIGTYATPEAYKTDKKVVENFYNTTKPFGFWGGFSKGLTREHKFDIISTFIAVPWQLSLFLLGMMIMMKNWDNVKILGLGFFLLSIALYFTWLSPIIKQSLRDSKKANLKEIEKISS, from the coding sequence ATGCAAGCACTTGATTATCTAATTATATTCTGTTATTTAATTATTACCCTAATGATTGGCTTTATGCCTCTCTTATTTCGTAAAAGAAAAGATATTAATCATTTCCTGTTTAAAAACAAAGATATTCCTGGTTTATGGCGTTCATTACGCACAAATGATGATCAACAAAGCTTAGAAGACTATCACTTAGGAAACTTCCCCTGGTGGGCGTTAGGGGCTTCAGGAATGGCTTCTAATGTGGATATTGCCGGAACAATGGTTATTGCTGCCCTCGTTTATGCCTTGGGAACTCAAGGCTTTTTTATTGAGATTCGGGGCGGAATTGTGCTAATCATGGCATTTTTGATGATTTTTATGGGAAAATGGACAAGAAGAGCCGTTATTACCGAAAATGGACAAGAAAGGCGAGTCATGACAACGGCAGAATGGATGATTTTCCGCTTTGGAAAAGGCAAAGGAGGAGATTTTGCCCGTCTTATTAGTGCGGTTTCTAATATTGTCTTTGCTATTGGGGCAATGAGTTATTTTTCCATTGGTGGCGGTAAATTTATTGGCAATTTAATGGGAATTGATGATCGCTTTGCTTCAATATTATTAGTGGTTTTAGCAGCAGTTTATACCATCGCTAGTGGCTTTAGTGGAGTAATTTGGACGGATGTTTTTCAAGGGCTATTAATTCTTAGTGCAGTTATTTATATTTCCTGGTTATCTTGGACAACTGTTACTCTACCTGAGACATTTTCTGTATCAATTCCTGATGGTGACAGTTTCTTGATTAAGGATTGGAATTTTGCAGACTGGAGCAATATTTATCCTCCTTTTACAGCAGATTTACCTGGTAATTATGCAATTTTTAATCTGTTTGGTGGAGTCATGTTATTTTACCTCCTCAAAACAGTAATTGAAGGTTGTAGCGGGGCAGGAGGATATATGGCTCAACGATATTTTGCGGCAAGAAGTGAACAAGATACCGCTTTTTTATCTTTGTTTTGGATTGTTTCAATGGCCTTTCGTTGGCCCCTAATTGCTGCTTTTGCTATGTTAGGGATTCACTATGGTTTAACCCAGAGTTCCCCGATTACTGATCCCGAATTAATCTTACCTATTGTTATTAAAACTTATGTTCCTACAGGTTTAAAAGGATTATTAGTTGCTTGTTTTATGGCAGCCGCAATGTCAACTTTTTCCTCAATTATTAATGCGAGTGCTGCTTATTGGACAAACGATATTTATGAACCCTATATGCTCAGAAAGCATCAAAATCAAGGAACTCAAATTGATTCTGAAGAACACAATCAAAAGTTAGTTTTTCAAAGTCGTTTAGCTTCTATTTTAATTGTTGGGGTCGGGTTGTTTTTCAGCTTTAATTTGAGTAATATTAATGAAATTTGGGGTTGGTTATCTTTAGGGTTAGGGGTTGGATTAGGCATTCCTCTATTATTACGGTGGTATTGGTGGGAATTTAATGGTTATGGGTTTGCTTGGGGAACTTTAGGGGGAATGATAGCAGCTATCCTTACTAAAGCGGTTATTCTACCCTTAACAAATAATCCTCAAAATCAAGAATATATTCTCTTTTTTGTTCCTGCTATTTGTTCATTATTGGGCTGTATTATTGGCACTTATGCAACTCCCGAAGCCTATAAAACCGATAAAAAAGTAGTCGAAAATTTTTATAATACAACCAAACCTTTTGGCTTTTGGGGAGGATTTAGTAAAGGGTTAACGAGAGAACATAAATTTGATATTATCTCTACGTTTATTGCTGTTCCTTGGCAACTATCTCTATTTTTGTTAGGAATGATGATTATGATGAAAAATTGGGATAATGTTAAAATATTGGGGTTAGGATTTTTCTTGTTATCGATTGCTTTATATTTTACTTGGTTAAGTCCTATCATAAAACAATCATTAAGAGATAGCAAAAAAGCCAATTTGAAGGAAATCGAGAAAATTTCCTCGTAA